From Sphingobium sp. B2D3C:
CAAATGTTCGCGACGACGGTGTCCGCAGATCCCTCGCTGAGTGGGCTCGTTTCCCGGCAGTGGTGCGCGGGCATCTCGCCAAATATGCGCCGGCCCTGGAAACGGGAGAAGACGGCCTTGTCGAAGAGCTTTTGCAGGACGCGATCTATGCGCCTTACGTCGAAAGGCAGGACGCGGAAGTGAGGGCCCTCCGCGCCAATGACGCCATTGCGCTGCCCGCCGACCTCGATTTTTCTGCGGTCGGCGGTTTGAGCACAGAGATGGTCGAACGGTTGACCCTTGCGCGCCCCGAGACGCTTGGTGGTGCCGCCCGGATCAGGGGAATTACGCCGGCAGCTTTGGCCGCGCTGCTCGTCGCAGCGCGGACGGGCCGCGCCGCATGACGGAGGAAGAGGCGCAAGCGTGGCTCTCCGATCAAGGCTGGTGGGATGGTCCAACCGGGGATAGGCTGCGGACTTTTGTGGACCTCGTACTGGAAGAGGCCGGCCGGCAGAACCTCATTTCTGTTGGGACCAAGGCATCCATTTGGGCGCGGCATATTGTAGACTCCGCCCAGTTGCTAACTCATGCGGTATCCGATCAAACGCCCGCCGATGGACTGTGGCTGGACCTCGGAACCGGCGCTGGGTTTCCGGGCCTGGTTATCGGCTGCTTGCGCGAGGCGCCGATTCGTCTCGTAGAGGTCCGTCCCTTACGAGTCGCTTTCCTCAAACGCTGTGCCGAAGCTCTCGATCTTGGTCACGTGGAGGTGGTTCAATCCAAGGTGGAATCGGCCGGATTTGATCGGCCCGCCGCGGTGATCAGTGCTCGCGCTTATGCGCCTTTGGATCGACTGCTCGCCACAGCGCATCATTTGGCGGACGAAAACACAATCTGGCTGCTTCCCAAGGGCCGGAGCAGTGAGAAGGAACTGGAAATTGTCCGACCGGACTGGCAAGCTGTGTTTCACGTGGAACAAAGCGTCACGGACGCCGAAAGCGCCATTCTAACAGTCCGCCAGCTGAAAAAACGTGTCCCGGTCAGAGCGACCGATAAAAAGCCGGTCAGTTCGAGACGGAATGGCAAGAGGCGCAAAGCGGCAGCGACGTCGGCGAGGCCAAAAGGACAGTCATGATCAGCATTGCAATCGCGAACCAGAAAGGCGGCGTTGGCAAAACCACCACGGCGATCAATCTCGCTACTGGCTTGGCTGCCACTGGTCACCGCACCCTGCTGATCGATCTTGATCCGCAGGGCAATGCCTCCACGGGGATGGGGGTCACGACGAAGGATCGCGCGCGGTCGAGCTACGATCTTCTGATGGGGGACTGTGAGCTTGACGATGCGGTGATTCGCACGGTCGTGCCGGGCCTAGACCTCATTCCTGCCACACAGGATCTCTCTGGGGCTGAGATCGAACTGATCGATGTCGAGCAAAGGACCCATCGTCTTGCCAACGCTTTAAACAATACGGAGGCCGGTCGTTGGGAGGTCTGCCTGATTGACTGCCCGCCGTCGCTAGGGCTGTTGACGGTCAATGCCATGGTCGCGGTGCAGTCGATCCTTGTGCCGCTGCAATGCGAGTTCTTTGCCCTTGAGGGCCTGTCGCAGCTGCTGCAGACCTTCGAGCGCATTCGGGCGCGGTTCAATCCGGACCTGTCAATCCTCGGCGTGGCGCTAACGATGTACGATCGCCGGAATCGGCTGACCGATCAGGTCGCGGACGATGTGCGGGCCTGTCTCGGCGACCTCGTGTTCAAGACGGTCATCCCGCGCAACGTGCGCCTCTCGGAAGCCCCCAGCCACGGGCTGCCCGCCCTTATCTACGACATGCGCTGTGCCGGATCGGAAGCCTATATGGCGCTCGCGCGCGAACTGATCGAGAAGCTTCCCAAGGAGACCGTAGCGGCATGAGCGACGCAGATGTATCCGGCAAGCCGCGTCGTTTGGGGCGTGGTCTTTCTGCCCTGCTCGGTGAAGCCGAACGCGACGTATCGGTTTCCGAGGAGGGCCGGGCTGGGGCGGATAGCGGGACAAGCGATGCGGACCGGCCCAAGGCCGTGCGCTTCCTTGAAATCGTGCGCGTGTCGCCTCATCCCGATCAGCCGCGGCGACATTTTGATGAAGGTGCGCTCTCTGAACTCGCAGACAGCATCCGCGAGCGGGGAATCATCCAGCCCATCGTTGTGCGACCGCTTGGGAATGATCGCTATCAGATCGTCGCGGGTGAGCGGCGCTGGCGGGCCGCGCAGAAGGCGCAGCTTCACCAGATCCCCGCGATCGTCCGCGACTTCACCGAGGCGGAGACGCTTGAGATCGCGCTGGTTGAGAACATCCAGCGCGAGGAGCTGAATCCGATCGAGGAGGCGCAGGCCTATCAGCGCCTGATCAATCAGTTTCACCACACCCAGGACGCGCTGGCCCGGATCGTCGGCAAGTCGCGCAGCCATATTGCGAACCTGATCAGGTTGCTGGATCTGCCGGAGCCTGTTCAGGAGTTGGTGATGACCGGGGCCCTGTCCATGGGGCACGGGCGCGCCCTTATCGGCTCCGCCGATTGCGCGGACCTGGCGAAAGATGTTGCGTCAAAGGGCCTTTCCGTCCGCGAAACCGAGCGCTTAGTTCGCTTGGCACGTGAAGGAAAATCGGC
This genomic window contains:
- the rsmG gene encoding 16S rRNA (guanine(527)-N(7))-methyltransferase RsmG, whose protein sequence is MTEEEAQAWLSDQGWWDGPTGDRLRTFVDLVLEEAGRQNLISVGTKASIWARHIVDSAQLLTHAVSDQTPADGLWLDLGTGAGFPGLVIGCLREAPIRLVEVRPLRVAFLKRCAEALDLGHVEVVQSKVESAGFDRPAAVISARAYAPLDRLLATAHHLADENTIWLLPKGRSSEKELEIVRPDWQAVFHVEQSVTDAESAILTVRQLKKRVPVRATDKKPVSSRRNGKRRKAAATSARPKGQS
- a CDS encoding ParA family protein, coding for MISIAIANQKGGVGKTTTAINLATGLAATGHRTLLIDLDPQGNASTGMGVTTKDRARSSYDLLMGDCELDDAVIRTVVPGLDLIPATQDLSGAEIELIDVEQRTHRLANALNNTEAGRWEVCLIDCPPSLGLLTVNAMVAVQSILVPLQCEFFALEGLSQLLQTFERIRARFNPDLSILGVALTMYDRRNRLTDQVADDVRACLGDLVFKTVIPRNVRLSEAPSHGLPALIYDMRCAGSEAYMALARELIEKLPKETVAA
- a CDS encoding ParB/RepB/Spo0J family partition protein, which encodes MSDADVSGKPRRLGRGLSALLGEAERDVSVSEEGRAGADSGTSDADRPKAVRFLEIVRVSPHPDQPRRHFDEGALSELADSIRERGIIQPIVVRPLGNDRYQIVAGERRWRAAQKAQLHQIPAIVRDFTEAETLEIALVENIQREELNPIEEAQAYQRLINQFHHTQDALARIVGKSRSHIANLIRLLDLPEPVQELVMTGALSMGHGRALIGSADCADLAKDVASKGLSVRETERLVRLAREGKSAPRAEARPALGRDPDLIAMEQHLSDLLGLRVGINHEGGKGTLTLQYSSLEQLDMICQKLTGGGF